The proteins below are encoded in one region of Cystobacter fuscus DSM 2262:
- a CDS encoding LysR family transcriptional regulator, whose amino-acid sequence MIQVPCPPMINKTEKTQPKVVLPATSSADLRDLQAFCLVVDHGSLTAAARLLGETKGSVSRRLARLESHLQVALVRRSPRLVQPTEDGVLYRRRVGQALELLDNATSALHEARGHPRGRIRLTAPPDIANTLLAPAFARFGETHPEVSLELLLTDQELDFAAHQLDIALRLSPAPRDSSLIAHRLFDVRLGFVAAPAYLTRAGNPRQLTDLTAHHVLMMRHDTSALGLHLTPSVVAEDGAFLCSLALAGAGIALLPLAMADAGLSQGSLVRVLPDQDVDLGLSLYLLHPATPLVPSRIRAFRDFMLNTCTRRDLPAAQGGVDVYG is encoded by the coding sequence ATGATTCAGGTACCGTGCCCCCCAATGATTAACAAGACAGAGAAAACGCAACCCAAGGTTGTCCTCCCGGCAACCTCTTCAGCGGACCTGCGTGACCTGCAGGCCTTTTGTCTGGTCGTGGATCACGGCTCACTCACCGCCGCGGCGCGACTGCTCGGCGAGACCAAGGGCTCGGTGAGCCGAAGACTCGCCCGCCTGGAATCACACCTCCAGGTGGCCCTGGTCCGTCGCAGCCCGCGGCTCGTGCAGCCCACGGAGGATGGCGTCCTCTACCGGAGGCGCGTCGGGCAGGCACTCGAGTTGCTCGACAACGCGACGAGCGCGCTCCACGAGGCACGAGGGCACCCGCGGGGGCGGATCCGCCTCACCGCGCCGCCTGACATCGCCAACACACTGCTCGCCCCGGCGTTCGCGCGCTTTGGCGAGACCCATCCGGAGGTGTCGCTGGAACTGCTGTTGACCGACCAGGAGCTGGATTTCGCTGCCCATCAACTGGACATCGCGCTGCGATTGAGCCCGGCGCCGCGCGACTCCTCGCTGATCGCCCACCGGCTGTTCGACGTGCGGCTGGGCTTTGTCGCCGCTCCGGCGTACCTCACCCGGGCGGGGAATCCGCGCCAGTTGACGGACCTCACGGCCCATCATGTCCTGATGATGCGTCACGACACCAGCGCGCTGGGCCTCCACCTCACGCCGAGCGTGGTGGCCGAGGATGGTGCGTTTCTCTGCTCCCTGGCGTTGGCGGGGGCGGGAATCGCCCTGCTGCCCCTCGCCATGGCCGATGCCGGACTTTCTCAGGGAAGTCTCGTCCGGGTCCTGCCCGACCAGGACGTGGACCTCGGGCTGTCCTTGTACCTGCTGCACCCGGCCACTCCGCTGGTCCCCAGCAGGATTCGCGCGTTTCGTGACTTCATGCTCAACACCTGCACTCGCCGCGACCTACCCGCGGCTCAAGGCGGCGTGGACGTCTACGGCTGA